One Paucidesulfovibrio longus DSM 6739 genomic window carries:
- a CDS encoding YicC/YloC family endoribonuclease, whose protein sequence is MPVSMTGYGRSEGGGDGFSFVWELRSVNGRFLDVKWKLPPSMRCKEQEWEKLLRSVGSRGRVEASLNLEVASPDLLGVQLNVPQVRAMIEQVQSLAEGYGETFTPDFNRFLSIPALWRDNSSEPDPKLAAEVEKGLAACVADWQRSREAEGKALVADLLARIEVLGGLSERIAERVPVVLAEKREGLVRRIREMMEASEAVFSEERMLQEVAILTDRLDVSEELTRLAEHLKRMAEVLGRDGDVGKRLDFLLQETFREINTCGNKAQDTEASRLAVDFKAELEKCREQVQNIE, encoded by the coding sequence ATGCCCGTGAGCATGACTGGTTATGGCCGAAGCGAAGGCGGTGGTGACGGCTTCAGTTTCGTATGGGAACTGCGCAGCGTCAACGGCCGTTTTCTCGACGTGAAGTGGAAGCTGCCTCCCTCCATGCGCTGCAAGGAGCAGGAGTGGGAGAAGCTGTTGCGGTCGGTGGGGTCGCGGGGGCGGGTCGAGGCCAGCCTGAACCTGGAAGTGGCTTCTCCCGATCTGCTCGGCGTGCAGCTCAACGTTCCCCAGGTCCGGGCCATGATCGAACAGGTCCAGTCCCTGGCCGAAGGGTACGGAGAAACCTTCACGCCTGATTTCAATAGATTTTTGTCCATCCCGGCGCTCTGGCGAGACAATTCTTCGGAGCCGGATCCCAAGCTGGCCGCCGAGGTGGAGAAGGGGCTCGCCGCCTGCGTCGCGGACTGGCAGCGCAGCCGGGAAGCCGAAGGCAAGGCCCTGGTGGCGGACCTGCTGGCGCGCATCGAGGTGCTGGGAGGGCTGTCGGAGCGAATCGCCGAGCGCGTTCCCGTGGTGCTCGCGGAGAAGCGCGAGGGGCTGGTGCGGCGCATCCGCGAGATGATGGAAGCGTCGGAAGCGGTCTTCAGCGAGGAGCGCATGCTCCAGGAAGTGGCCATCCTCACGGATCGACTGGATGTTTCCGAAGAGTTGACCCGGCTCGCCGAACACCTCAAGCGCATGGCGGAAGTGCTCGGACGCGACGGGGATGTGGGCAAGCGGCTCGATTTCCTTCTTCAGGAAACCTTCCGGGAGATCAACACCTGCGGCAACAAGGCCCAGGATACCGAGGCCAGCCGTCTTGCCGTGGATTTCAAGGCCGAGCTGGAGAAATGCCGCGAGCAGGTGCAAAACATCGAGTAG
- a CDS encoding DUF370 domain-containing protein — MQNISAKQRLLNIGFGNFVVTSRVIAIVNPASSPMRRLREDARQEGRLIDSTQGRKTRSIIVTDSNHVILSAIQAETIGQRFIAEETVNE, encoded by the coding sequence ATGCAGAACATTTCAGCCAAGCAGCGGCTGCTGAACATTGGTTTCGGCAACTTCGTGGTCACGAGCAGGGTCATCGCCATCGTCAACCCGGCCTCCTCGCCCATGCGCAGGCTGCGCGAGGACGCGCGCCAGGAGGGCAGACTCATCGACTCCACCCAGGGCCGCAAGACGCGCTCCATCATCGTCACGGATTCCAATCACGTGATCCTTTCCGCCATCCAGGCGGAAACCATCGGCCAGCGCTTCATCGCGGAGGAGACGGTCAATGAGTAG
- the gmk gene encoding guanylate kinase, with product MSSLEADRGRGPGAAPEDPERLGLVLVICAPSGTGKSTLVRRLVEEFPRFAFSVSCTTRAPRGQERDGVDYHFLSKDDFLSMRDKGEFAEWAEVHGNYYGTPLAPLRKELDQGRDVLFDIDVQGAMQLKRSFSDGLYVFLLPPSRAELERRLRGRGTDAEEAIRRRLAGAAKEMHAATEFDHWIVNDDLDRAYEELRAVYLAGRSKPVFLPGLLRGILQSFEEEG from the coding sequence ATGAGTAGCCTGGAAGCGGACCGCGGGCGCGGCCCCGGAGCCGCGCCGGAAGACCCGGAACGCCTTGGGCTCGTGCTGGTCATCTGCGCGCCTTCGGGCACGGGCAAGAGCACGCTGGTCCGCCGCCTCGTGGAGGAATTCCCGCGCTTCGCCTTTTCCGTTTCCTGCACAACGCGGGCGCCGCGCGGCCAGGAACGCGACGGAGTGGACTACCACTTTCTTTCCAAGGACGATTTTCTTTCCATGCGCGACAAGGGCGAGTTCGCGGAGTGGGCCGAAGTGCACGGCAACTACTACGGAACGCCGCTGGCCCCCTTGCGAAAGGAATTGGACCAGGGCAGGGACGTGCTCTTCGACATCGACGTTCAGGGGGCCATGCAGCTCAAGCGCAGCTTTTCGGACGGACTGTACGTCTTTTTGCTGCCGCCTTCGCGGGCGGAGCTGGAGCGCCGCCTGCGCGGGCGCGGCACGGACGCGGAAGAGGCCATCCGGCGACGGCTGGCCGGAGCCGCCAAGGAAATGCACGCCGCCACGGAGTTCGATCACTGGATCGTGAACGACGATCTGGACCGGGCCTACGAGGAACTGCGCGCCGTGTATCTCGCGGGACGCAGCAAGCCCGTGTTTCTGCCGGGCCTGCTGCGGGGCATCCTGCAAAGCTTCGAGGAGGAAGGATGA
- the pyrF gene encoding orotidine-5'-phosphate decarboxylase gives MSELVVALDYPEPKPALEMARGLRGVAPWVKVGMELFGASGPAIVEELKKLGFKVFLDLKFFDIPNTVRGAVRSAGNAGADMCNIHVLGGARMAEAALAGRSDSRPEMLLFGVTLLTSMTEADLPLDTGGIQGPELALRLAVSAKAYYLDGVVCSGLEVAGIKAATAGDLLCLTPGIRPDGAERADQRRVVTPAEAVRFGSDFLVIGRPITGSTHPERAAEAIGLEMERAGRENRGEA, from the coding sequence ATGAGCGAACTGGTGGTGGCCCTGGACTACCCGGAACCGAAACCCGCCCTGGAAATGGCGCGCGGCCTGCGCGGAGTCGCGCCGTGGGTCAAGGTGGGCATGGAGCTGTTCGGCGCGAGCGGCCCGGCCATCGTCGAGGAACTCAAGAAACTCGGCTTCAAGGTCTTTCTCGATCTCAAATTCTTCGACATTCCCAATACCGTGCGGGGGGCCGTGCGCAGCGCGGGCAACGCGGGCGCGGACATGTGCAACATCCACGTGCTCGGCGGCGCGCGCATGGCCGAGGCCGCGCTCGCGGGCCGCTCGGATTCCCGCCCGGAGATGCTGCTCTTCGGCGTGACCCTGCTCACGAGCATGACCGAAGCGGACCTGCCCCTGGATACCGGCGGGATACAGGGACCGGAATTGGCTCTGCGCCTTGCGGTAAGCGCGAAAGCGTATTATTTGGATGGTGTGGTCTGCTCCGGATTGGAAGTCGCGGGGATCAAGGCGGCCACCGCCGGAGACCTGCTCTGCCTGACGCCGGGCATTCGCCCGGACGGCGCGGAGCGCGCGGACCAGCGCCGCGTGGTCACTCCCGCGGAGGCTGTGCGGTTCGGATCGGATTTCCTCGTGATCGGGCGGCCCATAACGGGATCGACCCACCCGGAACGCGCCGCAGAGGCCATCGGCCTTGAGATGGAACGGGCCGGGCGCGAAAACAGAGGAGAAGCATGA
- a CDS encoding tetratricopeptide repeat protein — MSDQQSHSQGEAKPERGKVEGVGRDKIKGVFSTQTVEKVGTGTTQRKAIQKTYWFCEEGKEDLIQVQPLNKNYVPSGPSRAVAKEEFLGKFNPEPEFYVQTVYPKMRELENTIKRGEDHREAGRVYSAELEFKEATTVDEENVRANFGLGLTYLDRGDAVKANDIFERLVNLEAAFDQEHKHLFNDFGINLRKNKMLEQALEYYHRAERLEGHDENLFHNIARVYYELGDLEHCVEYLKRSLQLNPGMEEGKLFMEYLKKNGYVTVLPDGTEKIDPNPDGIVGSGKGKGDGKPIDVDGGAKF, encoded by the coding sequence ATGAGCGATCAGCAGTCCCATTCCCAAGGCGAAGCCAAGCCTGAGCGCGGCAAGGTGGAAGGCGTCGGACGCGACAAGATCAAGGGCGTCTTCTCCACCCAGACCGTGGAAAAGGTCGGCACCGGCACGACGCAGCGCAAGGCCATCCAGAAGACCTACTGGTTCTGCGAGGAGGGCAAGGAGGACTTGATCCAGGTCCAGCCCCTGAACAAGAACTACGTTCCTTCCGGTCCCAGCCGCGCCGTGGCCAAGGAGGAGTTCCTGGGCAAGTTCAACCCGGAACCGGAATTTTACGTCCAGACGGTCTATCCGAAAATGCGCGAACTGGAGAACACCATCAAGCGCGGCGAGGACCACCGCGAGGCCGGAAGGGTCTATTCGGCCGAGCTGGAGTTCAAGGAAGCCACCACTGTGGACGAGGAAAACGTCCGCGCCAATTTCGGCCTGGGCCTGACCTATCTGGATCGCGGCGACGCGGTCAAGGCCAACGACATTTTCGAACGGCTCGTGAACCTGGAGGCGGCGTTCGACCAGGAACACAAGCACCTGTTCAACGACTTCGGCATCAACCTGCGCAAGAACAAGATGCTTGAGCAGGCCCTTGAATACTACCACCGCGCCGAGCGGCTGGAAGGCCACGACGAGAATCTCTTCCACAACATCGCCAGGGTCTACTACGAACTCGGCGATCTCGAACACTGCGTCGAATATCTGAAGCGCTCGCTCCAGCTCAACCCCGGCATGGAAGAAGGCAAGCTGTTCATGGAATATCTCAAGAAGAACGGCTACGTCACTGTACTTCCCGACGGAACGGAAAAGATCGATCCCAATCCGGACGGCATCGTCGGCAGCGGCAAGGGCAAGGGCGACGGCAAGCCCATCGACGTGGACGGAGGCGCGAAGTTCTGA
- a CDS encoding HDOD domain-containing protein, whose translation MHSDDAKTFLIGLPDVRHDLPFSPGLMHKLFAQTGENSLASLNQVAETISKDQGLTAKILAVANSAFYGLQARVSTVQRAAAVLGLAEIRNIVVAFGIRALSRKFSLPKSFNLLDYWKHQFCVANVAKELARRAGSPDVANLFTAGLLHDLGKLITALYRPEDWQAMEDLAKVKKLPPHKAEDEYWGLDHGVIGSLVLKSWDFPPELYEPVNWHHSPRLAGVFSGDAAMLGMADAIARRIFDGVDSDPEAEEQIIKTCRQFGLDPQEILAQAGELLNDESIDKVVHLLV comes from the coding sequence ATGCACAGCGACGACGCCAAGACGTTTCTGATCGGGCTGCCGGACGTGCGGCACGACCTGCCCTTCTCGCCCGGCCTGATGCACAAGCTCTTTGCCCAGACCGGGGAAAACTCGCTGGCCTCCCTGAACCAGGTGGCCGAGACCATATCCAAGGACCAGGGACTGACGGCCAAGATCCTGGCCGTGGCCAATTCCGCGTTCTACGGGCTTCAGGCGCGCGTGAGCACGGTGCAGCGCGCCGCGGCCGTGCTGGGGCTGGCGGAAATCCGCAACATCGTGGTCGCCTTCGGCATCCGCGCCCTGAGCCGCAAATTTTCCCTGCCCAAGTCTTTCAACCTGCTGGATTATTGGAAGCACCAGTTTTGCGTGGCCAACGTGGCCAAGGAATTGGCCCGGCGGGCCGGGAGTCCGGACGTGGCCAACCTCTTCACCGCCGGACTGCTCCACGACCTCGGCAAGCTGATCACCGCGCTCTATCGTCCCGAAGACTGGCAGGCCATGGAAGATCTCGCCAAGGTCAAGAAGCTGCCTCCGCATAAGGCCGAGGACGAATACTGGGGGCTGGACCACGGCGTGATCGGTTCCCTGGTGCTCAAGTCCTGGGATTTTCCCCCTGAACTTTACGAGCCCGTGAACTGGCACCATTCTCCGCGTCTGGCCGGGGTCTTCAGCGGCGACGCCGCCATGCTCGGCATGGCCGACGCCATTGCCCGCCGGATTTTCGACGGGGTGGACTCCGACCCGGAAGCCGAGGAGCAGATCATCAAGACCTGCCGGCAGTTCGGCCTCGACCCGCAGGAAATCCTGGCCCAGGCCGGGGAGCTGCTCAACGACGAATCCATCGACAAGGTCGTGCACCTGCTCGTCTGA
- the recJ gene encoding single-stranded-DNA-specific exonuclease RecJ, producing MPNIWKFRERGGSPADSDRMAQELGVSPLIVEILSSRGLKTLGEMDRFLSPLLRHLERPGCIPGLAEAARVLAQGIAEGLPLAVWGDYDVDGVTSTALVKNFLAEHGVEVRHFLPNRLEHGYGMNVEGVEQLYEEGVRLLLTVDCGISDHEPVARARELGMVVVVSDHHLPGEFPPDAQAVCNPKLACADGECPCADLAGVGVALLLMAELNRLMPKQIDWRPLLDLVALGTVADVVPLTGPNRILVKNGLLMIKDAKRPGIGALKEVSGYDRLAALGAGQIGFGLAPRINAAGRLGDPQTALDLLLAPDLATARPLAEKLDRMNAERRSEEDSILAEALEQAEQQLRLFPKAMGLVLMAPHWHPGIIGIVASRVVERHYRPTLLLCEEGGVLKGSGRSISEFDLHGALCACADLLAGFGGHRQAAGLSLPAENLDALRARFHAACVVQLGEEPLTPSLKVDSELPLSAVDFNLLKNLEQLQPFGMGNPEPVFATPPVQVREHRVFGKNHVRMTLADMEAKAVLSAKAWRMAEQFPYDLKGKVLRFAFTPKIDRFNGVPKIELNIKDWREK from the coding sequence TTGCCGAACATCTGGAAGTTTCGCGAGCGGGGCGGCAGCCCCGCCGATTCGGATCGCATGGCCCAGGAACTGGGCGTTTCCCCTCTCATTGTGGAAATATTGTCCAGCCGTGGCTTGAAAACCCTCGGCGAGATGGATCGTTTCCTCAGTCCCCTGCTGCGCCACCTGGAGCGGCCCGGCTGCATCCCCGGCCTTGCCGAGGCTGCCCGCGTCCTGGCCCAGGGCATTGCCGAAGGGCTGCCCTTGGCCGTTTGGGGCGACTACGACGTGGACGGCGTCACCTCCACGGCGCTGGTGAAAAACTTTCTCGCGGAGCACGGGGTGGAGGTGCGCCACTTTCTGCCCAACCGTCTGGAGCACGGCTACGGCATGAACGTGGAAGGCGTGGAACAGCTTTACGAAGAGGGCGTCCGGCTGCTGCTCACCGTGGACTGCGGCATATCGGACCATGAGCCCGTGGCCCGCGCCCGCGAGCTGGGCATGGTCGTGGTGGTTTCGGACCATCACCTTCCCGGCGAGTTTCCGCCGGATGCCCAGGCCGTGTGCAACCCCAAGCTGGCCTGCGCGGACGGGGAATGTCCCTGCGCGGACCTGGCCGGGGTGGGGGTCGCGCTGCTGCTCATGGCCGAGCTGAACAGGCTGATGCCGAAACAGATTGATTGGCGGCCGTTGCTGGACCTCGTCGCCCTGGGCACCGTGGCCGACGTTGTCCCGCTGACCGGGCCGAATCGCATTCTTGTCAAGAACGGCCTGCTTATGATCAAGGACGCCAAGCGTCCGGGCATCGGCGCGCTCAAGGAGGTCAGCGGCTACGATCGTCTGGCCGCGCTCGGCGCGGGGCAGATCGGCTTCGGCCTGGCGCCGCGCATCAACGCCGCGGGACGGCTCGGCGATCCGCAGACCGCCCTGGACCTGCTCCTGGCCCCGGACCTGGCCACGGCCCGGCCCCTGGCGGAAAAGCTGGACCGCATGAACGCCGAGCGCCGGAGCGAGGAAGACTCGATCCTCGCCGAAGCCCTGGAACAGGCCGAGCAGCAGCTCCGGCTCTTCCCCAAAGCCATGGGCCTCGTGCTCATGGCGCCGCACTGGCATCCCGGAATCATCGGCATCGTGGCCTCGCGGGTGGTCGAGAGGCATTATCGGCCCACGCTTCTGCTCTGCGAGGAGGGAGGCGTGCTCAAGGGGTCCGGCAGGAGCATCTCGGAATTCGACCTGCACGGCGCGCTTTGCGCATGCGCGGACCTGCTGGCCGGATTCGGCGGCCACAGACAGGCCGCCGGGCTTTCCCTGCCCGCGGAAAATCTGGATGCCCTGCGCGCAAGATTCCATGCGGCCTGCGTCGTCCAGCTCGGCGAGGAGCCGCTGACCCCGTCGCTCAAGGTGGACAGCGAACTGCCCCTTTCCGCCGTCGATTTCAACCTGCTCAAGAATCTGGAACAGCTCCAGCCTTTCGGCATGGGCAATCCCGAGCCGGTATTCGCGACCCCGCCCGTGCAGGTGCGCGAGCACCGCGTTTTCGGCAAGAACCACGTGCGCATGACCCTGGCCGACATGGAGGCCAAGGCGGTGCTCTCGGCCAAGGCCTGGCGCATGGCCGAACAGTTTCCCTACGACCTCAAGGGCAAGGTGCTGCGTTTCGCCTTCACGCCCAAGATCGACCGCTTCAACGGCGTGCCCAAGATCGAGCTGAACATCAAGGACTGGCGGGAAAAGTAA
- the lipA gene encoding lipoyl synthase, protein MSSEKNSRPLRIPPWLRVKLPESPNFSGTRELLKDLHLNTVCQSAKCPNCWECFSRKVATFMIMGSQCTRNCAFCNITPGRPQPLDPDEPRRVAEGAKRLGLRHVVVTSVTRDDLPDGGAAHFAATIRALRAAQPDCTVEVLIPDFQGDRDALKTVLDAGPDILNHNVETVPGLYDRIRPQAEYRQSLDLLARSKEIAPEIPTKSGLMVGLGETDEELLRAVKDLAAVRCDIVTVGQYMRPTREHPEVRRYVHPDVFEEYAEAGKKLGVPQMYCAPLVRSSYNAAKFLEKRPAED, encoded by the coding sequence ATGTCTTCCGAGAAGAATTCCAGGCCGTTGCGCATCCCGCCCTGGCTTAGGGTCAAGCTGCCCGAAAGCCCGAACTTTTCCGGCACGCGCGAACTGCTCAAAGACCTGCACCTGAACACGGTCTGCCAGAGCGCCAAATGCCCCAACTGCTGGGAGTGCTTCTCGCGCAAGGTGGCCACGTTCATGATCATGGGCAGCCAGTGCACGCGCAACTGCGCCTTCTGCAACATCACGCCCGGACGCCCGCAGCCCCTGGACCCGGACGAGCCGCGCCGCGTGGCCGAAGGCGCGAAACGCCTGGGCCTGCGGCACGTTGTCGTGACCTCCGTGACCCGCGACGACCTGCCGGACGGCGGGGCCGCGCACTTCGCTGCCACCATCCGGGCGCTGCGCGCCGCCCAGCCGGACTGCACCGTGGAAGTGCTCATCCCGGACTTTCAGGGCGACCGCGATGCCCTGAAGACGGTGCTCGACGCCGGACCGGACATCCTCAACCACAACGTGGAGACCGTGCCCGGCCTCTATGACCGCATCCGGCCCCAGGCGGAGTATCGCCAAAGCCTCGACCTGCTGGCCCGCTCCAAGGAAATCGCGCCGGAAATCCCCACCAAGTCCGGCCTGATGGTCGGGCTGGGGGAAACGGACGAGGAACTGCTGCGCGCGGTCAAGGATCTTGCGGCGGTACGCTGCGACATCGTGACCGTGGGCCAGTACATGCGCCCCACGCGCGAACACCCGGAAGTGCGGCGCTATGTGCACCCGGACGTTTTCGAGGAGTATGCCGAGGCAGGGAAGAAGCTGGGCGTGCCGCAGATGTATTGCGCCCCGCTGGTGCGCAGCAGCTACAATGCTGCGAAGTTTCTCGAAAAACGCCCTGCGGAAGACTGA
- the lipB gene encoding lipoyl(octanoyl) transferase LipB: protein MNVIDLGLISYQQALELQLQTHADVLAGGEPTLFLLEHRPVITLGRQGGLANLHVPEAFLRERGIELARTTRGGNITCHFPGQLVGYPILPVEKRPGGLKQLFFDIEESVIRTAARFDVAARRREGHPGVWTDKGKLCSIGIAVKKWVSYHGLALNVSSDTTLFDLITPCGIQGARPTSLSAEAGREISMHEVKDVFREEFQAVAHPALA, encoded by the coding sequence ATGAACGTCATCGACCTTGGATTGATTTCCTACCAGCAGGCCCTGGAGCTCCAACTGCAAACCCACGCCGACGTGCTGGCCGGAGGCGAGCCGACCCTTTTTCTGCTGGAGCATCGTCCGGTGATCACCCTGGGACGGCAGGGCGGACTTGCCAACCTGCACGTGCCCGAAGCCTTTCTGCGCGAGCGCGGCATCGAGCTGGCGCGGACCACGCGCGGCGGCAACATCACTTGCCATTTTCCGGGCCAACTCGTGGGCTACCCCATCCTGCCCGTGGAAAAACGACCCGGCGGGCTGAAGCAGCTCTTCTTCGACATCGAGGAAAGCGTCATCCGGACCGCCGCCCGTTTCGACGTGGCCGCGCGGCGGCGCGAAGGCCACCCCGGCGTCTGGACCGACAAGGGCAAGCTCTGCTCCATCGGCATCGCCGTGAAAAAATGGGTCAGCTACCACGGCCTGGCCCTCAACGTTTCCAGCGACACCACCCTTTTCGACCTGATCACGCCTTGCGGCATCCAGGGAGCGCGGCCCACTTCGCTCTCGGCCGAGGCCGGGCGCGAGATTTCCATGCACGAGGTGAAAGATGTCTTCCGAGAAGAATTCCAGGCCGTTGCGCATCCCGCCCTGGCTTAG
- a CDS encoding small ribosomal subunit Rsm22 family protein has product MSAKRLSTLFPKPNETVTAHLAVFGRALDKIHPLKGRHLETLPYGIRDLSRMLTDERGEINNDYMGNPGSRTAYLRYFLPWNLYRLVRLFQGLDRDGLGIAPAEGATVADLGSGPLTVPLALWIALPELRTRRLRLVCVDRTPGIMRDGLALLREMAGEELPWKIDLVKGPMHTEIHGRADLLVAANALNELHWGPGGSLPTQAERVTSILRKNMADDGKLLIIEPGTRRSGTILSHLRRECLDQGFAPLSPCPHAEECPMPGTGSKPWCHFRLPVTGVPRWLQALSNRAGLPKNDTSISFLFMSRAAAPQSDRVRAVSNIFPIPDGAGQYGCCERGLVLIQAPNLSRGGWPGDLLVPQWPEHVDNDPKSGALILPLDPERKPRPAPRAAEPDESGGKSARTPRSGTGKGGIGERYERAPKPASPRRKPREGKEERSAPAGKRRQEAPDKRKPSSDKRRKPKKP; this is encoded by the coding sequence ATGTCCGCTAAACGCCTTTCGACCCTGTTTCCCAAGCCCAACGAGACCGTGACCGCGCACCTCGCGGTTTTCGGCCGCGCGCTGGACAAAATCCACCCGCTCAAGGGACGCCACCTTGAAACCCTGCCCTACGGCATTCGCGACCTCTCCCGGATGCTCACGGACGAGCGCGGCGAGATCAACAACGACTACATGGGCAACCCCGGCTCCCGGACCGCCTATCTGCGCTATTTCCTTCCCTGGAACCTCTATCGGCTCGTGCGGCTCTTTCAAGGCCTGGATCGCGACGGCCTTGGCATCGCCCCTGCGGAGGGAGCCACCGTGGCCGACCTCGGCTCCGGTCCCCTGACCGTGCCTCTGGCCCTCTGGATCGCGCTGCCCGAATTGCGCACGCGCCGCCTGCGCCTGGTCTGCGTCGACCGCACGCCCGGCATCATGCGCGACGGCCTGGCCCTGCTGCGCGAAATGGCGGGCGAAGAACTGCCCTGGAAGATCGATCTGGTCAAAGGCCCCATGCACACGGAAATCCATGGTCGGGCGGACCTGCTCGTGGCGGCCAACGCGCTCAACGAACTGCACTGGGGACCGGGCGGCAGCCTGCCCACCCAGGCCGAGCGCGTGACCTCCATCCTGCGCAAGAACATGGCGGACGACGGAAAGCTCCTGATCATCGAGCCGGGAACGCGGCGCTCCGGCACCATCCTTTCCCACCTGCGCCGCGAATGCCTGGACCAGGGCTTTGCTCCGCTTTCCCCCTGCCCCCACGCGGAGGAATGCCCCATGCCCGGCACGGGCAGCAAGCCCTGGTGCCATTTCCGACTGCCCGTCACGGGCGTTCCGCGCTGGTTGCAGGCCCTGTCCAACCGGGCCGGACTGCCCAAGAACGACACAAGCATCAGCTTCCTGTTCATGAGCCGCGCCGCCGCGCCCCAGTCCGACCGGGTCCGCGCCGTCTCGAATATTTTTCCCATTCCGGACGGAGCAGGCCAATACGGCTGCTGCGAGCGCGGACTCGTGCTCATCCAGGCCCCGAATCTCAGCCGGGGCGGCTGGCCGGGCGACCTGCTCGTTCCGCAGTGGCCGGAACACGTTGACAACGACCCCAAATCCGGCGCCCTGATCCTTCCGCTCGACCCGGAACGCAAGCCGCGCCCCGCACCGCGCGCCGCCGAACCGGACGAGTCCGGCGGCAAGTCCGCGCGCACGCCCCGCTCCGGCACCGGCAAGGGCGGCATCGGCGAACGCTACGAACGCGCCCCCAAGCCCGCTTCCCCCCGCCGCAAGCCCCGCGAGGGAAAAGAGGAACGGAGCGCACCGGCGGGAAAACGCCGCCAGGAAGCCCCGGACAAACGCAAACCCAGCTCGGACAAGCGCCGCAAACCTAAAAAGCCATGA